The following is a genomic window from Nguyenibacter vanlangensis.
GGTCGCGCACGCCATGAGCGATGATGTCCGCCCCCGCCGCGACCAGCGCCTTCGCGTCGGCCAGGTCGTGGATATGCGCCGCCACCCGCAGGCCGCGCCTGTGGGCCTGGTCGATCGCGGCGCGATAGATTGCCGGATCGATCTTGGGATACCCCTTCGCCCCCGGCACGCCGTTGCGGAAATCATCCACCCAGATCTTGACCAGGTCGGTCCCCTCGTCGGCCATCCGGTCCACGGCGGCGCGCGCCTCGTCCGGCGTGGTCGGGCGATAGATCTGGTCGGGCCCCAGATGGAACATTCCCTGCGGCGGCACCCCGTCCGGCGCCCCGATCCCCTGATCGACCCCGAACAGGTCGGCCCCCGGATTGCGCCCCGCATGCTGCTCCGCGCGCAGCCGGTCGAACAAGGGCGATGTGTTCAGCCCCAGCGACACCACGTCCAGCACGCCATAGCGTGCATACTGCCTCATCTGGGCCAGGATGTTGTCCCGCGTGTAATTGGCCGCGTCGTCGCGCGTGCCCTTCACCAGCCCGGTATGGCTGTGGTCGGAAATCAGCCCCGGCAGAACCGTCAGCCCCGCCAGATCGACCCGCCGCGCACCGGCCGGCACCGCAAACGTCCCGTCCCGCCCCACCGAAGCGACACGCCCGTCCCGCACCAGGATCGCACTGTCCGCCACCGGCGCCGCGCCGGTCCCGTCGATCAGGGTCGCATGCTCCAGCAGCACCGGCGCCGCCCCCAACGCCGGCGTCCCGCCCAGCAGCCACGCCCCCAGCGGCAACACGCCCCGGAACCGTACGCACCGCTTTCCTCCGAACCGTGACGCGATCGTCATGCCGGCTGCCTCCCTTTTCGGCCCCGTCCTCCGCGTCACCATCCGGCACCATGTCCGAAATCCCCCGACGAGGCGATATGATGAATTCTGCGATTCTATCTTATTTTTTTGAAATAATGACAAGAAACTTGCATTTCTACGGCATGACGACTCATCGCCGGGAAAAGAACCCTTGATGGATAAGGATCCTTTTGCTTCTTCTCCGGAAGAAAACGCTTTCGATCGTCCTGCGCCCGATCCCGTCACGGGCAAATATCAGAATGCCCCCCGTCCCGAACCAATCCTTTCCAGAACCATGAAGATCCGGAATAGTCTCGCATCCTTCGCCATCGGAACAGCCCGTCTTCACGCGATTTTTCTCGCGATTCTTCCCGTGACTCTCTGGGGCATTACGCGCCCCGCATGCGCCACTGGGTTCGATATCGTCGTGCTCGGCGCCCGGGGCGGCATCCAGGACGGCAATCTCAGCGCCTATCTGGTTCGGCCATCGGGGGACGCGCGCGCCATTCTTTGCGATGCCGGAACCGTGGTGGCGGGTCTCGAAGCCGCGTCTCGACATGGCGCGTTCCACGATCTCACCCGGTCCCCCCAAATCGCGCCGCGCGAAGCCGGCATCGTGCTTCACGACATCATCAAGGGCTATTTGATCAGCCACGCGCACCTCGATCACATCGCCGGCCTTGTCGCCGTATCGCCCGATGACATGCCGAAGCCGATCTATGCACTTCCGTCCGTCAACCGCATCCTGGCCCGGGACATATTCAACTGGCGCGTCTGGCCCAACATGGGTGACCGCGGTCCGCCGCCGCGCCTGGCAACATATCGATATCGCGACCTGGTACCGGGACAAAGGCTGCCGCTGGACGGCACGGCCATGGAGGTCCGCGCCTTTCCGCTCAGCCATGGCGGCGTGGAATCCACCGCGTTCCTGATCGAAAGCGGCGGCGCCGCGATGGTATATCTTGGCGACACCGGACCCGATGCGCTGGAACACGGCACGCGCCTGCAGGATCTTTGGCGTGCCGTAGCGCCTTTGGCGCGCGCACACCGCCTGAAGGGGATCATCATCGAATGTTCATGGGACAATGCGCGTCCCGACCACCTTCTCTTCGGTCACCTGACACCACGATGGCTTGCGGCGACATTGTCCGACCTGCGCTCGCAAAGCGGCGGAGGGACCGTCCTTGCCGGATTGCCGGTACTGGTCAGCCACGTCAAATATACCTTGACCGGCGCCCCGCCTGCCCAGGTGACGATCGAGAACGAACTGAAGGCCGCTGACCGAACAGGCGTGCATTTCATTATCGCGGAGCAGGGCATGTCGCTGCGCTTCGACTGAGCGACCGTCTCCATTGCCCTATCCGTTCACCCCTTCACGGATATGGCTCCATCTCACTGTTCGGATCAGGATCCTCTCTCAGACCCCGCATCCGCCCATCCCCTCAGATCATGTAGTCGATCGGCGGCAGCATCTGGTCCATGGTAAAGGCCGGCAGCGAGGAATGGCGCGTGCCCACCGGGCGCGCCGGATTGCCGACCACGGTCGTATAGGGCGGCACCGATTCCAGCACGATCGACCCGGCGCCCACCTTGGCGCCCTCGCCCAGCTCGATATTGCCCAGCACCTTCGCCCCGGCACCGATCAGCACGCCGCGCCGCACCTTGGGATGCCGGTCGCCGACATTCTTGCCCGTGCCGCCCAGGGTGACGCCCTGCAGCAACGACACGTCGTCCTCCAGCACCGAGGTCTCGCCGATCACGATCCCGGTGCCATGGTCGAACAGGATGCGCCGCCCCAGCCGCGCCGCCGGATGGATATCGACCGCGAACAGTTCCGACGCCCGGCTCTGCAGATGCAGCGCCAGATAGCGCCGGTCGTTATGCCACAGCCAATGCGCCACGCGGTGGCTCTGCACCGCGTGATAGCCCTTGAAGAACAGGAACGGCGTCGCGTAATTCGCCGTCGCCGGATCGCGCTCGCGGATCGCCACCAGGTCGGCGGCGGCGGCGGCCACGATCTCGGGATCGGCGTCGAACACTTCCGTGACCAGTTCGGCCAGCGCGTCATCCGCCACCGACCGGTCGCCCAGCTTGCGGCCGATCAGCGCGGCCAGCCCGTTGGCGAAGCCGGCATGGTTGCGAATGCCCGTCGCCAGCAATCCCCGCACCAGCGGATCGCCGCAGCCCTCGCATCCTTGCGTGATGTCGTCCCACAGCCGGCGCAGGTCGATCTGCGTCAGGGTGGGCTCGGATGCGGAACGGCTCTTGCGGGCATCGGCAAGCGAAATCGGCGAACTATCGGGCATGACAGACCTGACGCAGCAGAGAAAGGCAGCATATGGGACAGCGTCCCGCCCCGGACCAGAGGGCACCTGCCCGGAAAAGATCCCAAACGAAAAACGCCGGCCCCTACAGCCCCATCGCATGGCGGACGAAGGCCCGGCGCAGCGCGGGCATGCGGTGCACCGCCGCCAGCCCCACATCCCGCGCGCCGCGCAGCAGCGGATTGTCATTGCCGAACAGCCGCTCCAGCATGTCGGTCGCCGCCAGCATCAGCATGTTGGCCGGCCGGCAGCGCGCCTGATAACGACGCAGCACCTGCGGGCCCCCCAGGTCCTCGCCCCGCTCATGCGCCGCGATCAGCAGGTCGGACAGGGCGGTCACGTCGCGGAATCCCAGGTTCAGCCCCTGCCCGGCGATCGGATGGATGCCGTGCGCCGAATCCCCGACCAGCGCCAGGCGGGTATCGAAATAACGCTGGGCGTACTGGGCCGACAGCGGATAGGTCCAGCGCCGCCCGACCGGCGTAACCCGGCCCAGCCAATCCCCCATCCGACGCTGGATCTCATGGGCAAAGGCCGCGTCGGGCAACGCCGCCATGCGCTGCGCCACCCCCTCGTCCTCGGACCAGACGATGGCCGACAGGTTCGCATGCCCGGCCGTGGGCGCCATCGGCAACTGCGCGAACGGCCCGGCCGGCAGGAAATGTTCCAGCGCCCGGTTGTGGTGCGGCCGCTCGTGCGTCACCGCGCAGACGATGCCCCGCTGGTGATAGGGCAGGCGCGTGACGGCGATGCGGGCCTGGTCGCGCAGCGCGCTGCGCCGCCCCTCGGCCGCGACCACCAGCCGCGCGCCGAACACGCACCCCGACCGGGTCCGCACCACCGCGCCCTCGGCCGTGCGGATCACGCTGGCCTCGTCCGGCGCCATCACGCGGATCGCCGCTGCGTCATGCAGCGACCGGTTCAGCGCGACACGCAACGCGCGCGCCTCGATCATCCAGCCGAACGGCTGCGCGGCATCCTGCCGCCCGAATTCCAGATGCAGCGGCGACGGCGCCTCGCCGGGCCGGCCGTCCGACACGCGAATCTCCTCGATCGCGCAGGCCGGCAGCGGCAGATGCGCCCAGACCCCGGCCGCCTCCAGCAGCAGGCGCGACCCAGCGGCGATGGCATAGGCCCGGCCGTCGAAGGCCGGGTCCTCCATCGGCGGCAGGGCGGCATGATCGATGATCGCGACGCGGATCCCCGCCACCGCCAGGCGGCAGGCCAGCGTAGCCCCGACCGGCCCCGCCCCCACGATGCAGACATCGACATCGTCCAATGCATCGCCGGCGGGCCCGGACACGAAAGGGGGGGTCACGAAAGGGGGGATGGTGCCATCGGTCATCGCCGTCATCCTGTGGCGCAATCCCGTCCGCCGGGCAAGCCGGCGGACGGGACAGCCAGGGCCGAACCCCGCCCCGGCAGGCCGGGCGCCGCCCGGCGATTCGGCCGCCACCCCGACCGGCAGCAGAGCTTTCGCCTACAAAACAGGCACAAAATCAGGCACTTCTGTCCCATTGGTGGGCATCACGTCCGATCGGAGGGCACGCGGCGCCAACCTTGGACGATGCGGCAAGGTTTTTGTATTGCCGTTCTGTGGAATTGGATCATCATCCGGATCAGGAAACGATTTCTCATCATGCAACAAGGAGACGTGGCGCGATGAAGCTTGTCACAGCCATCATCAAGCCCTTCAAACTCGACGACGTGCGCGAGTCCCTGACTCCCCTGGGCATCCAGGGGCTGACCGTGTCGGAAGTGAAGGGGTTCGGCCGCCAGAAGGGCCAGACCGAAATCTATCGCGGGGCGGAATATCATGTCAGCTTCCTGCCCAAGGTGAAGATCGAGGTCGCGGTGTCCGACGACATCGTGGACCAGGTGGTCGACGTGATTCTGCAATCGGCGCATACCGGCAAGATCGGCGACGGCAAGATCTTCGTCTCCAGCCTGGACAGCGTCATCCGCATCCGCACCCGGGAAACGGGAGAGGACGCGCTGTGACCTTTGCCGCCCCGATGCAGACCTCGATGCAGACCCCGCGACAGACCACGCAGCCCCCGATGCGCCCCCGCCTGTCCCTTGCCGCGGTGGCGTCCCCCCTCCTGGCGGCGGCCGCCCTGCTGGCGACGGCCGCGCCCGCCCTGGCGGCCGACGCCCCTCCGCCGATCAATAGCGGCGACACGGCGTGGATGCTGACCAGCACCGCCCTGGTGCTGATGATGACGATCCCGGGCCTGGCGCTGTTCTATGGCGGCATGGTCCGCAAGAAGAACGTGCTGGCCACGCTGATGCAGTCCTTCGCGATCTGCTGCATCATCACCATCGTCTGGATGGTCGCGGGCTACAGCCTCGCCTTCTCGACCGGCACGCCCTATATCGGCGACCTGTCGCGCGTCATGCTCAACGGCATCGGCGCGCATATCGCCAAGGGTGCCGATATCGGCTTCACGCTCGGCCAGGGCTCGTCCAACCCCACGGTGATGACGATCCCCGAGAGCGTCTACATGATGTTCCAGATGACGTTCGCGATCATCACCCCGGCCCTGATCACCGGCGCCTTCGCCGACCGCATGAAATTCAGCGCCCTGTGCGTCTTCACCGTCCTGTGGTCGCTGCTGGTCTATGCCCCGATCGCCCATTGGGTCTGGAGCCCGATCGGCTGGGTCGCGGGCTTCGGCGCCATCGATTTCGCCGGCGGCACGGTCGTGCACATCAATGCCGGCATCGCCGGGCTGGTGGCCGCCCTGGTGCTGGGCAAGCGCCACGGCTACGGCACCGACGACCTGGCGCCGTTCAACCTGACCTACGCCGTCATCGGCGCGTCGCTGCTGTGGGTGGGCTGGTTCGGCTTCAACGCCGGTTCGGCCGTCGGGTCGAACGGCCGCGCCGGCATGGCCATGGCCACCACCCAGATCGCCGCCGCGGCGGCAGGCGTGGGCTGGATGATCGCGGAATGGATCCGCACCGGCAAGCCGACGGTGCTGGGCATCATCTCCGGCGCGGTGGGCGGCCTCGTCGCCATCACCCCGGCCGCCGGCTTCGTGCTGCCGGGCGGCGCGCTGGCCATCGGGCTCGCCACCGGCGTGGTCTGCTTCTGGTCCGCCACCTCGCTCAAGCACCTGCTGGGCTATGACGACAGCCTGGACGCGTTCGGCGTGCACGGGGTGGGCGGCATCCTGGGCGCGCTGCTGACGGGCGTGTTCGCCTACGGCCCGCTCTCGGCCACCGACGCCAATCCCGCCGGCATCAGCGGCTCGTTCGCGCAGTTCGTCATCCAGGCCAAGGCGGTCGGCGTGACGATCGTCTGGTGCGCCGTCGTGACCTTCATCCTGCTCAAGATCGTCGACCTGGCCATCGGCCTGCGCGTCAGCCGCGAGGACGAGGTCGAGGGGCTGGACATGACCCAGCACGGCGAACGCATCAACTGACGCAGCGCCCCGCGCGGGCATGCTGGCCGGCAGGCCGATCGACTGGCCGATCTGGGGCTTCCCCCCGGATCGGCCTTTTTCTTTCCGTATTCATGTCAAACTGTTATGAAGAATCGTCCAGACCGAACGCCACGTCCGGCACGGCCGCCGGCGCGTGCCGTTCCGCAAACGGAAAGGGTTGCCTTCCTCATGGTTCATGCGATTCGCGGCCGGCTCGCGCTCGGCCTGCTTCTGACCGTTCCCGCCCTCGCGCTGGAGGCGCCGCACGCCCACGCCGTCAGCGCCGCGCAGGCGTGCTACAAGAAATTCAACGCCGAGCGGAAAGCCGGCACCATCAAGGGCCAGACCTACAAGGACTTCAAGGCCACGCAATGCGCGGCGCCCGGGGCGGCCCAAGGCACGGCCGCCGCCCCCGCCACCGCCACGCCCGCCGCCAACATGCCCGCGGCGCCGTCCCCGGCGGCCCAGGCCGCGCCCACGGCTCCGGGCGCGGCATCCCCGCCGCCGACCGCCCCGGCCGCCGCCCCGATGCCGGCCAAATCCGCCCCCACCACGGCCGCGGTTCCCGGCAACGCGGTGCTGCCCAACGCGGTCTCGCCGAAATATACCAGCGAAAGCCCCGGCAAGGCGCGGATGCATACCTGCCTGGACCAATACAACGCCAACAAGGCCACCAACGGCAATGGCGGCCTGAAATGGATCCAGAAGGGCGGCGGCTATTACAGCGTCTGCAACGCCCACCTCAAAGGCTAGTGTCCTGCCCGAGAAATTCTTATGAGAATTTCTCGGATCAGCAGGCCACTAAAATATTGATCCCAGTGTCCTCGGGACACTGGGGCATCATCCGACCGGATGGACTCATCCGGTCGGACAAAGATGCTCGATAAAACAATAAATTAGAGCCATATCCGTGAACCCCATATCCGTGAACCAGTGTGAACGGATATGGCTCTACGACCCGATCTGGGAATGATTGCCAACAATGCTGTAAATCATGTATTTTGTTCCACCTTCAGGGAGGAACAAAATGCGGACATTCTCAACGAGCGACCTGTCCCGCAAATCCGGGGACATCATTGCCAGCGCTCTTCAAGGGCCGGTATCGATCAGCCAGCGTGGCAAGCCGCGCCTGGTTGTGTTGAGCGTGGAGCAATACGAGGCCCTGGTGCGCAGTCCGGAGGATCGGATTGCGGGCGCCACTGCGGACATGCCGGGGCCCCTGGCGCACGATATCGCGACGGCTATCGATGCGTATCTGGCGTCGACCGAATCAACGCCGTGAGCGTCGGTCTGCGACCCGGGACCGTCCTCAGATACCCCTATCTCTGGCATTGGCAGGACGCCCGCGGTGAAACGGAAGGGCGCAAGGAGCGTCCGACCGCCGTTGCCGTGGTGTTCCTCGCGCGGGAAGGACAGGAGTATGTCCTGCTCCTGCCTCTGACCACGCGCGAGCCCGCCGCCGCGCGAGTGGCGGTCGAGATCCCGGACACGGAGAAGCGGCGGGCCGGGCTTGATCGGACATTGCGCCAATGGCTCATCCTGGACGAATACAATCTCGATCCGTTGCAGGCGTCATATTATCTACGCGGGGACACGGTCACCGGACAGTTCAGCGAGGCCTTTATTCGGCCTGTGCTGACCCGGTTCAGGTCTCTTTTGCCGCAGGCCAGGCGCGTGTCTCGCTATCCCTGATGGACAAAATTCACGCGCGCCCCATTTCCATTTGGCGACTGTCTCCGGGTTGATCCCATAGCGCTTCTTTCCGCTCTCGCGAAAAGATTGCCCATCAAATCCCGGGACTGAACATCCAAGCTTCCCCGCCTCCGATGCTCAAGGCGCCGGCCGGACGAACACCCGGCCGGCGCCATAGGACAGCCAGACCGCGTGCCGGGCGAACCAGTCCGCGCCCAGCAGCATGTCCACCGGCTCATGCAGGGGCAGCACCGTCAGCACCGGCGCGCGCTCCACTCCCCCGCCCACGCGCAGGCTGCCGAAACGATGCCAGTGATACAGGACGGGCCGCCCGTCCACGCCGCTGGCCTCGCCCCCGGGATCGACCGCCAGCCGGTCCGCCGTCACCCCCAGCCGCGCCGCCGCCGCCTGCGACAGGATGCGCGACCGCGCTCCGCTATCGATCAGCGCCGTCAGCCGCACCCCGTCCAGGACGACCGTCACCGTCAGCCGCTGCCCCAGGCGGGCCGCCGGCAGCTCCGTATAGGCGCCGCGCCAGGCCGGCGCCGGCGCGCACCCGCCCGCAGGCGGCCGCCACAGCGACAGCCGGCCGCCCGGCCCGTCGAATTCGACGTCGAAGCGCGCCAGCACGTCGCTTCCCAGCAATCCTGCGACCGGCGGGACGATCATCGGCTGACCCGGCAGGGCGCCCACCGGCACCGACAGCGCCCCCAGCGCCAGCAGCCCGGTCCGCGCCGTGCCCAGCCGCAGGTCGGGAATGACGATATCGGGCACCACCGCCCCACCCCCGCCCGTCCCCTGCAGGATCGTACGCCGCTGCATATCGACCGGCAGCGCCAGGGCAGCGGCGACCGCCCCGTCGATCAGCCCGCCCTCGGCCCCGGTATCGACCAGCAGGCTGAACGGCCGGCCCGCCACCAGCGCCGGCACCGACAGATAGCCGCCATCGTCGCGCAGCGTCAGGCGCGCCAGCAGCACCGGCGCGCAGGACGGCGCCGGCGCGGCCCACGCCGCTGGGCCCGCCGGGATTCCCGCCGACAGCCCGATCGCCAGCACCACCCGGCTCCGCAAACCGCGCACGCGTTCCCGCACCTGCCGGATCTCATGCTGCCAGATCACATGCCGCCGGATCACACGATCGTGGCGAAGCGATCGGTCGCCTCCAGCAGCGCGTCCCGTATCCCCGGCTCCGACACCGCATGGCCGGCATCGTCGATCAGGCGAAACGCCGCCTCGGGCCAGGCAAGATGCAGGTCCCAGGCGGTGCGCATGGGGGTGGCGACGTCATAGCGCCCCTGGATGATCAGCGCGGGAATATGGCGGATGCGCCCGACATCGCGGATCAATTGCCCCTCCTCCAGCCATCCGTGATGGACGAAGTAATGGTTTTCGATCCGCGCGAAGGCCAGCGCATAGTCCGTGTCGCCATGCTGGGCCGACAGCGCCGCCAGCGGCCGCAGGGTGATCGTCTCACCCTCCCACACGCTCCAGGCGATGGCGGCGCGGACGCGCACCGCCGGGTCCGGATCCGTCAGGCGGCGGCGATAGGCGGCGATCAGGTCATCCCGCTCCGCCGGCGGGATCGGCGCCAGGAAACGCTCCCATTTGTCCGGAAACAGCCAGGACGCCCCCTCCTGGTAGTACCACCGTAATTCGGCGCGCCGCAGGGTAAAGATCCCGCGCAGGATCAGCCCCGTCACCCGCTCCGGATGGCTCTCGGCATAGGCCAGCGCCAGGGTCGATCCCCACGACCCCCCGAACACCAGCCAGCGTTCCGCCCCGCTCAGCACGCGCAGCCGCTCGATGTCCGCGACCAGGTGCCAGGTCGTGTTGTTCTCCAGCTCGGCATGCGGCAGCGACCGCCCGCACCCGCGCTGGTCGAACAGCAGGATGCGATAGCGCGCCGGATCGAACAGGCGCCGATGGTCCGGCGCGCACCCGCCCCCCGGCCCGCCATGCAGGAACACCACCGGCACGCCGTCCGGATTGCCGCATAATTCCCAATAGACCTGGTGCCCGTCGCCGGTATCCAGATGGCCATGGGCATAGGGTTCGATCGGCGGATAGAGCGTGCGGGCAGATGTCACGAACTTGGCTCCTCTGTCACGGATCCGAGGGACGCGAATCCGGGGTCACGAATCCGATGCCGCCCCGCCGGCGCGCGGATGGGTGCGCGTCCACACCTCCATCAACTGCGCCTCGTCGGCCAGGGTATAACGCTGGGTGGTCGACAGGCTGGCATGGCCCAGCAGGTCCTGGATCACCCGCAAATCCGCCCCGCCCTTCATCAGGTGCGTGGCAAAGGAATGGCGCAGCGCGTGCGGCGTGGCATGCTCCGGCAGTCCCGCCACCTCCCGCCAGGCCCGCATCGCCCGCTGCGCCACCGCGGGCTGCAGCCGCCCGCCGCGCACGCCCACGAACAGCGGCGCATCGTCCAGCGGCGCCGGATGCCGCGCCCGCCAGTCCGCCAGCGCCCGCATGACGGGCGGCAGCACCGGCACCAGCCGCTCGCGCCCGCCCTTGCCGCGCACCAGCAGCGTGTCGCCTGCAACCCGGGCCCGGTCCAGGTCGCGTATATCCAGGTCCAGCGCCTCGGAAATCCGCAGCCCGCACCCGTACAACAGCACGAACAGCGCCGCGTCGCGCGACTGCGCCATCGGTGTTGCGGCCAGGTCCGCCACCCCCGGCGCCACCTCCAGCGCCTGCGCCTCGCCCAGCGGACGCGGCAGCGGCGCGCGGGTGCGGGGGGCCGCCAGCAACCCCGGCGCCGGATTGGTCAGGCCATGCCGCCGCGCCAGATAGCGAAAGAAGGACCGCACGGCCGAAACCCGCCGCGCCCGGGTCCGCGCCGCGCGCTCCGGCGTGCCGCGCCGCCCTCCGGACTTCGCAGACCGGGCAGACCGGGTCAACCGGGCCGATGCAAGGGCATGCTCATGCGCCAGCCAGGCACGCAGATCCGCCAGCGCGAGTCGGTCCAGCACCGCCAGGTCGACCGCGTCGCCGACATGCGGGCCGATGAAATCCAGAAACCGGTCCAGGTCGCCGCGATAGGCGTCGATCGTCCGCACTGATGCCCGCCGCTCGTCCCGCAGCCAGGACAGGAAGGCATCGCGCAGCGCCGCCCCCTCCATGCGCTCCCCCATCCGTTCCCCGGTCATGCGCCCCCCATCGCCGGCACTCGGCATCGGCGCCCAAACCGGACAAGACAGAACGCGGCAGGGCGGATAGAAAACCTCATGGCCAGCACGACACTAGACAAACCCGCCCCGGGGCGGAAGCCCGGGGCCGCCGCCCGCCGGCGCGTCTCCGTGCTGCTGCCGCTGCCTTTCCCCGGACCGTTCGACTACGCCCTGCCCGATGACGGCCGGCTGGACGATGTGCGGCCGGGCGAGGTGGTCAGCGTCCCCCTGGGCCGCCGCACGGAAACCGGGGTCGTCTGGGACCGCGACGGCACCCTTCCTCCCGAATTCGCCCCGCCGCCCGGCCGGCCCGTCGCCGACGGACGGCTCAAGCCGGTCATCGCCCGCGCCGGCCTGCCCGCCCTGCCCGCCGCCCTGCGCCGCTTCGTCGACTGGGTCGCGGCCTATACGCTCTCGCCGCCCGGACTGGTGCTCGCCATGGCGCTGCGCACCAGCCAGTCCGCCCAGGCCGCCCCCGCCCAAGGTCGGGCCCAGGGCTGGGCCCCGGCCGATCCGCCCCCGGCCGGGCTGCGCGACACCCCGGCCCGCCGGCGCGTGCTGGACGTCGCGTCGCGCGACGGGCCGCTGGGCGGCGCCGAACTGGCGCGCCGCGCCGGCGTCGGCGCCGGCGTGGTGCGCGGCCTGGCCGATGCCGGCGCGCTGCGCCCCGTCACCCTGGCGCCCGCTCCCGCCTTCGCCGCGCCCGATCCCGGCCACTGCCCCCCCACCCTGGGCGATCACCAGGCCCAGCCCGCCCAGGCCCTGCGCGACCTGGCGGCGGCGGGCGGGTTCTCCGTCACCCTGCTCGAAGGCGTGACGGGCTCGGGCAAAACCGAGATCTACATGGAGGCGATCGCCGCCTGCCTGGCAAAAGGCCGCCAGGCCCTGGTCCTGCTGCCGGAAATCGCCCTGTCCGCGCAATGGACCGGCCGCTTCGCCCGGCGCTTCGGGGCCGAACCCGCGCTATGGCATTCCGACCTGGGGCCGCGCCTGCGCCGCGTCACCTGGCGGGCGGTGGCCGACGGCACCGCCCGCGTCGTGGTCGGCGCCCGCTCGGCCCTGTTCCTGCCCTTCGCCGAGCTGGGCCTGGTCATCGTGGACGAGGAACATGAAAGCGCCTTCAAGCAGGAAGACGGCGTCACCTACCATGCCCGCGACATGGCGGTGGTGCGGGCACGCATGGACGACGCCCCGGCCATCCTGGTCTCCGCCACCCCCAGCCTGGAAACCCTGGCCAATGTCGGGGCCGGCCGCTACCGCCACCTGGTCCTGCGCGCGCGCCATGGCGGGGCCGGCATGCCCGACGTGCGCACCATCGACATGCGCGCCCACCCGCCCGAACGCGGCCTGTTCCTCTCGCCGGTGCTCGCCGCCGCCCTCGATGAAACGATGGGCCGCGGCGAACAGGCCATGCTGTTCCTCAACCGGCGGGGCTACGCGCCGCTGACCCTGTGCCGCACCTGCGGCCACCGGCTGCAATGCCCCAACTGCACCGCCTGGCTGGTCGAACATCGCGCGCGGCGGATCGTCACCTGCCATCATTGCGGCTATCAGGACCCCACGCCCCCGGCCTGCCCTTCATGCAAGGCCGAATCCAGCCTCACCCCGATCGGCCCCGGCGTCGAACGCATCACCGAGGAAGCGCGCGCCACCTTCCCCGATGCCCGCATCCTGGTCATGGCCAGCGACACCCTGCCCGGCCCGGCCGCGACCGCCGACGCCGTGGCCCGCATCGCCCGGCGCGAGATCGACCTGGTGATCGGCACGCAGATCGTCGCCAAGGGCTGGCATTTCCCGCATCTCACCCTGGTGGGCGTGGTCGATGCCGATCTCGGCCTGGGCGGCGGCGACCTGCGGGCGGCGGAACGCACGGTGCAGCTCCTGCACCAGGTCGCCGGCCGCGCCGGCCGCGCCGAGGCCCCGGGCACGGTCATGCTGCAAAGCTACACCCCCGAACACCCGGTTATGCAGGCCCTGGTGCTGGGCGATTTCGAGAATTTCATGCGGCAGGAAGCCGAACAGCG
Proteins encoded in this region:
- the glnK gene encoding P-II family nitrogen regulator: MKLVTAIIKPFKLDDVRESLTPLGIQGLTVSEVKGFGRQKGQTEIYRGAEYHVSFLPKVKIEVAVSDDIVDQVVDVILQSAHTGKIGDGKIFVSSLDSVIRIRTRETGEDAL
- a CDS encoding 3',5'-cyclic-nucleotide phosphodiesterase, whose product is MTLWGITRPACATGFDIVVLGARGGIQDGNLSAYLVRPSGDARAILCDAGTVVAGLEAASRHGAFHDLTRSPQIAPREAGIVLHDIIKGYLISHAHLDHIAGLVAVSPDDMPKPIYALPSVNRILARDIFNWRVWPNMGDRGPPPRLATYRYRDLVPGQRLPLDGTAMEVRAFPLSHGGVESTAFLIESGGAAMVYLGDTGPDALEHGTRLQDLWRAVAPLARAHRLKGIIIECSWDNARPDHLLFGHLTPRWLAATLSDLRSQSGGGTVLAGLPVLVSHVKYTLTGAPPAQVTIENELKAADRTGVHFIIAEQGMSLRFD
- a CDS encoding amidohydrolase family protein; this encodes MTIASRFGGKRCVRFRGVLPLGAWLLGGTPALGAAPVLLEHATLIDGTGAAPVADSAILVRDGRVASVGRDGTFAVPAGARRVDLAGLTVLPGLISDHSHTGLVKGTRDDAANYTRDNILAQMRQYARYGVLDVVSLGLNTSPLFDRLRAEQHAGRNPGADLFGVDQGIGAPDGVPPQGMFHLGPDQIYRPTTPDEARAAVDRMADEGTDLVKIWVDDFRNGVPGAKGYPKIDPAIYRAAIDQAHRRGLRVAAHIHDLADAKALVAAGADIIAHGVRDRPVDPDFIMLMEQKGAWYIATLDLDEANYIFAQHPEWLDDPFLSAGLDPALRAQFADPAWRARILAAPLTAASRKALAINQRNLATLYRAGIRIGFGTDSGASATRIPGFAEHRELKLTVAAGLTPLQAITLATGQAAALMRWDDRGTVQPGKWADLLVVAGDPARDIAAVDRIAQVWHRGVRTEGALVAQ
- a CDS encoding type II toxin-antitoxin system Phd/YefM family antitoxin codes for the protein MRTFSTSDLSRKSGDIIASALQGPVSISQRGKPRLVVLSVEQYEALVRSPEDRIAGATADMPGPLAHDIATAIDAYLASTESTP
- a CDS encoding UbiH/UbiF/VisC/COQ6 family ubiquinone biosynthesis hydroxylase, giving the protein MTDGTIPPFVTPPFVSGPAGDALDDVDVCIVGAGPVGATLACRLAVAGIRVAIIDHAALPPMEDPAFDGRAYAIAAGSRLLLEAAGVWAHLPLPACAIEEIRVSDGRPGEAPSPLHLEFGRQDAAQPFGWMIEARALRVALNRSLHDAAAIRVMAPDEASVIRTAEGAVVRTRSGCVFGARLVVAAEGRRSALRDQARIAVTRLPYHQRGIVCAVTHERPHHNRALEHFLPAGPFAQLPMAPTAGHANLSAIVWSEDEGVAQRMAALPDAAFAHEIQRRMGDWLGRVTPVGRRWTYPLSAQYAQRYFDTRLALVGDSAHGIHPIAGQGLNLGFRDVTALSDLLIAAHERGEDLGGPQVLRRYQARCRPANMLMLAATDMLERLFGNDNPLLRGARDVGLAAVHRMPALRRAFVRHAMGL
- the cysE gene encoding serine O-acetyltransferase: MPDSSPISLADARKSRSASEPTLTQIDLRRLWDDITQGCEGCGDPLVRGLLATGIRNHAGFANGLAALIGRKLGDRSVADDALAELVTEVFDADPEIVAAAAADLVAIRERDPATANYATPFLFFKGYHAVQSHRVAHWLWHNDRRYLALHLQSRASELFAVDIHPAARLGRRILFDHGTGIVIGETSVLEDDVSLLQGVTLGGTGKNVGDRHPKVRRGVLIGAGAKVLGNIELGEGAKVGAGSIVLESVPPYTTVVGNPARPVGTRHSSLPAFTMDQMLPPIDYMI
- a CDS encoding ammonium transporter, with amino-acid sequence MQTPRQTTQPPMRPRLSLAAVASPLLAAAALLATAAPALAADAPPPINSGDTAWMLTSTALVLMMTIPGLALFYGGMVRKKNVLATLMQSFAICCIITIVWMVAGYSLAFSTGTPYIGDLSRVMLNGIGAHIAKGADIGFTLGQGSSNPTVMTIPESVYMMFQMTFAIITPALITGAFADRMKFSALCVFTVLWSLLVYAPIAHWVWSPIGWVAGFGAIDFAGGTVVHINAGIAGLVAALVLGKRHGYGTDDLAPFNLTYAVIGASLLWVGWFGFNAGSAVGSNGRAGMAMATTQIAAAAAGVGWMIAEWIRTGKPTVLGIISGAVGGLVAITPAAGFVLPGGALAIGLATGVVCFWSATSLKHLLGYDDSLDAFGVHGVGGILGALLTGVFAYGPLSATDANPAGISGSFAQFVIQAKAVGVTIVWCAVVTFILLKIVDLAIGLRVSREDEVEGLDMTQHGERIN